CATCTTGCCAAAGGTGGCGGCGTCCACCACCATGGGGCTTTTGCCCAGGCCCATGGGAGCGAGGTACTTCTGGTCCAGGGCCACCCAGCCCGTGGCCAGCACAACAGCGCCCACTTCCACTTCCACCGTGCCGGAGGCTGTGTCGATGGCGGCCTTGAATTCGCCCGGCTGGCCTTCCAGCTTCTGCATCCGGGCGCTTGTGTAAATCTTGATCTTGGGGCTGCCCATGGCCTCGCTGACCTTGGCCACGAGGTTGGTGGACTGCTTGTTTTCCCAGGGCGAAGCCAGAGGTGAGGCCATGGGAATGTTGTTGGCCGCGCCGCCCAGCTTGTCGCTTTTTTCCACCAGCACCACTTCATAGCCGGTGGCCGCAGCTTCAAGGGCCGCCGTAAGGCCGGTCCAGCCGCCGCCAATAACCAGAATGCGCTGCACGCCCGCCACCGAAGCGGCTTCGGGAGCCTCGCTCTTCTGCAGTTTCACCACGCCCATGTTCACGTAGTCGCGGGCCATGAGCCGCAGCAGTTCAGGCGCGCCCTTGGCTGTATCCACAGGGCTTCTGTCGGGATTTTTGTATGCCTGCACGCATTGTTCGCGCAGGTTCACGTGTTCGATCAGCACGGGCAGGCGATAGAGTTCGCCGTCCACGCGCGGGGAAGCGCCGCAGAGCAGCACGCCGTCAAGGCCCTGGGCCTCGATGTCAGCCTTGATTTCATCCAAGGCCAATGCCAGCACGGGAACCACCTTAACCACGGCAGTGAGATCGCCCCACTTTTCCGCAGTTTGGGCGGCAAGCGCCTCTACGTCGAGGCCGCCGCCGATGTTCTGCTGGTCAAAATAGACGCCAATCTTACCGGCCATGCCGCCTACCTCCCTTTCACCGTTTGTACCGCCTTCAGGGCGGCGGCTGTGCCGGACTGAGCCGAGCGCATCACATCAAGGGGCATGCGAGCGCAACCGGCTGCAAAAATACCGGCCTCTTCACCGCCCGCCACAAAGCCTTCTTCATCAAGAGGCAGGGGCAGAGGCGCGTCTTCACCGGCCAGCGAGGGCTGCATGCCCGTGGCCAGTACAACAAGGTCATAATCAAGGGTGAGTTTTTCACCGCTCACGGCGTCCTCGGCGGTCAGGCGAACCTTGTCGCCTTCGGCCTGCACGGCGTCAGCCACTTTGCCCTTGACAAAATGCACATTGGGCATGGCCTTGACCTTTTCAAGCACCTTCACATAGCGGCCAGGGGCGCGCAGGTCGATGTAGTACACCGTGATCTGCGTTTCAGGGCTTTGCTCGGCCAGATACTGGCAGTGCTTGAGCGTGGCCATACAGCAGATATAGGAGCAATAGTTCAGGTGGTTCTGGTCGCGGGAACCCGCACACTGCACAAAGGCCACATGGTGCGGCCTGCGCCCGTCAGTGGGACGCACTATGCGCCCGCCGGTGGGCCCGCTGGGCGCGGCAAGGCGCTCAAGCTGCATGTTGGTAATGCAGTTTTTCACGGCGCCGGCGCCAAGGTTGGTGAGGCGGGTCACGTCGTAGGGCTTCCAGCCGGTGGCGACGACCACCGCGCCAACGCTGAGCTCGATTTCGCGAGGCCCTTCATTCACGTCCAGAAACTGGTTGCCCGCAACGCGGGCCGCGTCGGCCTTGGAAAGCCCCTTCATGTCCAGCGTGTAACGGCTGGGGAAGGCAAAGGGCATGGCCTTGAAAAGGGCCTTGCGCTTGGAAAGGCCGAAGTCAAATTCGCTGGGGGTTTCACCGTCCAGACTGGAAGCCAGCAGGCCGAAATCCACATTGTGGGGCGCCGTGTGGCGCGGTTCGATGCGCACCTTCACGGTGTAGTCGCCCTTGACCCCGCGAAAGCCGACCACTTCTGCCTGGGTAAAGAACTTCACACGGGGATTTTTCCTGATACGCTGGAACTGGATTTCCAGGCCGCAGGAGGGAGGACAGAGTTTTGGGAAATATTTGTTGAGCTGAGCCACGCGGCCCCCGAGCCAGGGCGACTTTTCGACGATATAGACGTCGTGGCCCAGTTCCGCCGCTTCAATGGCGGCTGTAAGGCCTGCAAAGCCGCCGCCCACGACGAGAATGGCATTGGACATCCTGGATATCCTCCTGCGTTGTTGCATAGCGGCTGAAGAAGCGCCAAAGGGCTTCCGCCGCAGAAAAAAGGGTGGCCGCATCCGGCCTGTCTTAACGGGCTCCGGCTCTAACCGGCTGCCGACGATCAATCGCCCTGCCTGAGTGCGATGATCCTGAGCCGTCCACGCGCCCTCAAGACACTGCCTCCCCATAACCGGCAAAACTCCCGCTGACGGTCTTGCCGTCCAGCGGGGAGCGTGAGGGCCAAACATGCCGTAAAGCTGTTGGTCTGGCATCCGGGCTGCATGCCTTGGCCTGGCAGCTTCCGCGCTGTGCGGCGGCTGCTCTTATTTTCACGCTCTCTGTGTTTCTTTCGCACGCCCCTTGACTGAACATGCGTACAGCCAAGGGGGCGGCCTTACGGCCGCCCCTTTAGTGCTGTAATGCCGCCGACTAGTCGGGGATGATCTGGTAATAGGGCTTCTTGAAGATCTTGGTCTCGCCAGTGGCGGGATCGTACTTGGAGTTCACGAAGCACTTCCACTTGGTGTCGTCCAGGCCCATGAAGTCCGCACGATAGTAGAAGCCGGGATAACGGGATTCTTCGCGGAAGGAGATGTGCTGCATGTGCAGGCGCACCGTCCACAGGCGATGGTAGTTTTCCCAGCAGCGCAGCAGTTCGTGCAGGTCACGGGAGGCCAGCTTGAGGGAGTCTTCTTCCATCATGGCAAGCAGGTTGAAGCCCGTGTCGAGCAGAGCCTTGGAGGTGGTGTAGTAGGTGCTCACGCCGCCGCCGTATTCGTCGGTGCACTTCACAAGACGCATCATGAAGTTCTTGGGCGTGATGTAGTTGGGGTTGACCACGGGGTCGGTGGAGGCGTCCTTGCCAGCGAGGAAGTTGTAGTAAGGACGGTAGATCAGCTTCTTCAGTTCGTCGGCGGTTTCCTTGACCTCGGGCTTGAAGTCCTTGTGGTCAAGGCACCAGCGCACCATCTGCTTGCCGGCGATGCGGCCTTCAGCATGGGAACCGGAAGAGAACTTGTGGCCGGAAGCGCCCACGCCGTCGGCGCAGGTGAACAGACCTTCAACGGTGGTCATGCGGTTGTAGACTTTGCCGTTGGCAGCGCGAACCTTGTAGTCTTCGGGCACCCAGGCTTCGTCGGGACCGGACACCCAAATGCCGCAGCAACCGGAGTGGGAGCCGAGCAGGTAGGGTTCGGTGGGCATGATTTCGGAACCGCGTTCTTCAGGAGCGGTATTGGTGCAGGCCCACAGGTTGGCCTGGCCAACGCACATGTCGAGGAAGTCTTCCCAGGCTTCGGACTCAAGTTCCTTCTGCTGCTCTTCGTTCAGAGTGGCGAAGGTGGTCTGCAGGGCAGTCTTGGTGTCCATGTAGATGGGGCCGCGACCTTCGCGCATTTCGCGAAGCATCATGTGGTTACGCAGGCAGGTCGGGATGACATGGCCCTTGGCGTAGCCGCGATCTTCGTAGGGCTTCAGCATGGCACGGTTGGTCACGCAGTAGTCTTCGCCCTTGCTGTTGGTGGCTTTGGCCTTGAACAGAAGGAACCACGCGCCCACGGGGCCGTAACCGTCCTTGAAGCGGGCGGGCACGAAGCGGTTTTCCATCATGGTCATTTCAGCGCCGACTTGAGCGCACATGGTATAGGTAGAACCGGCGTTCCACACGGGATACCAGGCGCGGCCCATGCCTTCACCGGTGGAGCGGGGACGGTACACGTTCACCGCGCCGCCAGCTGCCACCATAACGGCGTTGGCTTTAAAGATGTGCACTTCGTTGGCGCGCAGGTTGAAGCCCACGGCGCCGGCGATGCGGTTGGGGGTATTTTTGTCGAGCAGCAGCTTCACGATGAAGATGCGCTCCATGATGCGGTCTTCACCCAGGGCATTCTTGGCAGCTTCGGCCACGATGCACTTGTAGGATTCACCGTTGATCATGATCTGCCAGCGACCGGAACGCACGGGGGCGTCGCCCTTACGCAGGCTCTTGCCGGCGGCCTTGGCGGCAGCGCCGTTCATGTTGTGGCCGTCTTCACCCTTGATCCAGCAGGGCAGACCCCAGTCTTCGAACAGATGCACGGAGTCGTCAACGTGACGGCCGCAGTCGAAGATAAGGTCTTCGCGGACCAGACCCATAAGGTCGGTGCGGACCATGCGCACGTAGTCGTCGGCGCTGTTGTCGCCCAGGTAGGTGTTGATGGCGGAAAGGCCCTGAGCCACGGCGCCGGAGCGCTCGAGGGAAGCCTTGTCGCAA
This DNA window, taken from Desulfovibrio sp. 86, encodes the following:
- a CDS encoding CoB--CoM heterodisulfide reductase iron-sulfur subunit A family protein produces the protein MSNAILVVGGGFAGLTAAIEAAELGHDVYIVEKSPWLGGRVAQLNKYFPKLCPPSCGLEIQFQRIRKNPRVKFFTQAEVVGFRGVKGDYTVKVRIEPRHTAPHNVDFGLLASSLDGETPSEFDFGLSKRKALFKAMPFAFPSRYTLDMKGLSKADAARVAGNQFLDVNEGPREIELSVGAVVVATGWKPYDVTRLTNLGAGAVKNCITNMQLERLAAPSGPTGGRIVRPTDGRRPHHVAFVQCAGSRDQNHLNYCSYICCMATLKHCQYLAEQSPETQITVYYIDLRAPGRYVKVLEKVKAMPNVHFVKGKVADAVQAEGDKVRLTAEDAVSGEKLTLDYDLVVLATGMQPSLAGEDAPLPLPLDEEGFVAGGEEAGIFAAGCARMPLDVMRSAQSGTAAALKAVQTVKGR
- the aprA gene encoding adenylyl-sulfate reductase subunit alpha, encoding MPMIPVKEATKGVAIAEPEVKEHAVDLLIVGGGMGSCGTAFEAVRWGDKHGLKIMLCDKASLERSGAVAQGLSAINTYLGDNSADDYVRMVRTDLMGLVREDLIFDCGRHVDDSVHLFEDWGLPCWIKGEDGHNMNGAAAKAAGKSLRKGDAPVRSGRWQIMINGESYKCIVAEAAKNALGEDRIMERIFIVKLLLDKNTPNRIAGAVGFNLRANEVHIFKANAVMVAAGGAVNVYRPRSTGEGMGRAWYPVWNAGSTYTMCAQVGAEMTMMENRFVPARFKDGYGPVGAWFLLFKAKATNSKGEDYCVTNRAMLKPYEDRGYAKGHVIPTCLRNHMMLREMREGRGPIYMDTKTALQTTFATLNEEQQKELESEAWEDFLDMCVGQANLWACTNTAPEERGSEIMPTEPYLLGSHSGCCGIWVSGPDEAWVPEDYKVRAANGKVYNRMTTVEGLFTCADGVGASGHKFSSGSHAEGRIAGKQMVRWCLDHKDFKPEVKETADELKKLIYRPYYNFLAGKDASTDPVVNPNYITPKNFMMRLVKCTDEYGGGVSTYYTTSKALLDTGFNLLAMMEEDSLKLASRDLHELLRCWENYHRLWTVRLHMQHISFREESRYPGFYYRADFMGLDDTKWKCFVNSKYDPATGETKIFKKPYYQIIPD